In one Lolium rigidum isolate FL_2022 chromosome 3, APGP_CSIRO_Lrig_0.1, whole genome shotgun sequence genomic region, the following are encoded:
- the LOC124702810 gene encoding O-fucosyltransferase 9-like isoform X2, translating to MENARERSWRGKFHRPGRVINPEANRRDEKCPLTPLEVGMMLRGMGFDNTTFLYVASDKIENAAKYMAPLRQMFPLLETKDTLALPEEFAEFKGYSSRLAALDYTVSVQSQVFVTTQRGNFPHFLMGHRRYLLGENAKTIKPYKRKLVLSFDDPNIRCTFC from the exons ATGGAAAATGCCCGTGAAAGGAGCTGGAGAGGGAAGTTTCACCGACCTGGTCGAGTTATCAATCCTGAGGCAAACAGAAGAGATGAAAAATGCCCACTTACTCCTCTAGAG GTTGGTATGATGCTGCGAGGCATGGGATTTGACAATACAaccttcctctatgtagcttctGACAAAATAGAGAATGCTGCAAAATACATGGCTCCCCTTCGCCAGATGTTCCCTCTTTTAGAGACCAAGGACACTCTTGCTTTGCCTGAAGAATTTGCTGAGTTTAAG GGGTACTCATCTCGGTTAGCAGCATTAGATTACACTGTCTCTGTTCAGAGCCAGGTGTTTGTGACGACTCAAAGGGGGAACTTCCCTCACTTTCTGATGGGGCACAGGCGTTACCTGCTAGGAGAGAATGCAAagacaataaaaccttacaaacgGAAGCTGGTCTTATCTTTTGATGATCCGAATATCAG
- the LOC124702810 gene encoding O-fucosyltransferase 9-like isoform X1, protein MENARERSWRGKFHRPGRVINPEANRRDEKCPLTPLEVGMMLRGMGFDNTTFLYVASDKIENAAKYMAPLRQMFPLLETKDTLALPEEFAEFKGYSSRLAALDYTVSVQSQVFVTTQRGNFPHFLMGHRRYLLGENAKTIKPYKRKLVLSFDDPNIRFPDRSEAQKPLL, encoded by the exons ATGGAAAATGCCCGTGAAAGGAGCTGGAGAGGGAAGTTTCACCGACCTGGTCGAGTTATCAATCCTGAGGCAAACAGAAGAGATGAAAAATGCCCACTTACTCCTCTAGAG GTTGGTATGATGCTGCGAGGCATGGGATTTGACAATACAaccttcctctatgtagcttctGACAAAATAGAGAATGCTGCAAAATACATGGCTCCCCTTCGCCAGATGTTCCCTCTTTTAGAGACCAAGGACACTCTTGCTTTGCCTGAAGAATTTGCTGAGTTTAAG GGGTACTCATCTCGGTTAGCAGCATTAGATTACACTGTCTCTGTTCAGAGCCAGGTGTTTGTGACGACTCAAAGGGGGAACTTCCCTCACTTTCTGATGGGGCACAGGCGTTACCTGCTAGGAGAGAATGCAAagacaataaaaccttacaaacgGAAGCTGGTCTTATCTTTTGATGATCCGAATATCAG
- the LOC124702808 gene encoding uncharacterized protein LOC124702808 gives MGIFSQDGELDDDTAAGVHSASVAQSSSVVGQRRQREEVLGVGLDRPARRQRRRREEPDPAIVRSLTTMLNGCNFLVQTFRMAKDRMFSLDAPEVAVRLYGHEGADHGNRYSLPTAPELAALIVDDLTVEACRFDIIVQKEAGYLQRISPLNPSLMALQYPLLFPHATIGFHLGIRYRQVDGMPSTGRNQVSMLEYYCYRFHYRKGEPNPFTCCGRSSQQLLVDCYSCVESCRLSYHFWNQTMLRSETYQGISDALGEGNSSGKNVGVQYLLHSSFTGGPRYMIQNYQDGMAICRVFGVPDLFITFTCNPKWDEITEALLMEPGQRHVDRPDIVTRVLKMKINEFSGDVRRGEAFGQVHAYLYVVEFQKRGLPHIHTLVWLDADMDDPTPSTIDSFISAEIPDYATDPLGYALVEEFMVHGPCGEHNPHSPCMKDGVCSKRYPKEFNEETTIDGLGFPVYRRSGNDMYILKNGVRVDNRWIVPYNMSLLKKFQAHINVEWCNKTNLLKYLFKYLAKGHDMARARFHSMYQSTGSESTGRNEIDEYVKCRYLSACEACWRMFAFDIHVRAPSVERLVVHLENMNRVIYSQDDNLTDVVRNPSKYKTMLTEWFVANQRYMDARELTYLQFPSKWRWDASTKRWRRRRRQLKFGPPIGRVYNVHPSCGELFYLRMLLTVVAGATSFNDLKVYHGRLHTSFKAVCQARGLVGDDNEWFLLFDEAVQWASSYQLRHLFMTVLLFCGVTDGQRLLDKYWRFMANDIAFQIARSLNDTVQAIPSEYLHIQLLHELSVMFGKNGYSLSSFGISIRNARLLGNRLILEELQYDRNELREMASSFHGRLNEDQLYIYNQIMRAALNSVGGVFFVSGHGGTGKTFLWTSIIARLRADDHVVLLVASSGVASLLLPGGRTAHSRFRIPVEVNERSMCTISRGSNLAELIEKATLILWDEAPMTHRRCFEAVDRSMRDILSANEPSRKLLPFGGKTVVLGGDFRQVLPVVEGGSRAEIVNSSLMKSPLWQHVTVLKLRRNMRLSNPQLSDEERAALEEFAQWVLDVGDGAVHMDTRGEATPSWISLPPDTALLPDSDPISAIVDAVYDSFTQCILMQLIWQTAPLCVLLIKLPTLSTRLFSLRCLGRRCCSRAVILYVKLSTMRLMRNCYILLNFSIRSILQTFCSIGFH, from the exons ATGGGTATATTTAGTCAGGAtggtgaacttgatgatgatactGCTGCTGGTGTCCATTCTGCATCAGTTGCTCAGTCTTCATCTGTTGTTGGTCAGCGCCGTCAAAGAGAGGAGGTACTAGGAGTTGGCTTGGATCGGCCAGCCCGACGTCAGCGGCGGCGTAGGGAGGAACCTGATCCCGCTATTGTGCGATCTCTAACTACAATGCTCAATGGGTGTAACTTCCTTGTGCAAACATTTCGTATGGCAAAGGACAGAATGTTTTCTCTTGATGCTCCTGAGGTGGCTGTTCGTTTATATGGTCATGAGGGTGCAGACCATGGGAATCGGTATTCTTTGCCTACCGCCCCTGAGCTGGCTGCTCTTATAGTTGATGACCTCACTGTAGAAGCATGTAGATTCGATATTATCGTCCAGAAGGAGGCTGGTTATCTTCAGCGCATCTCGCCACTGAACCCCTCTCTCATGGCTCTCCAGTACCCGCTCCTGTTTCCTCATGCTACCATCGGGTTCCATCTTGGTATCAGGTACCGACAGGTTGATGGTATGCCATCGACTGGACGCAACCAGGTGTCCATGCTTGAGTACTATTGTTATCGTTTCCATTATAGGAAGGGCGAGCCAAATCCTTTTACTTGCTGCGGTCGATCGTCGCAGCAGCTTCTTGTGGACTGTTATTCCTGTGTTGAATCATGTAGATTGAGTTATCACTTCTGGAACCAGACCATGCTTCGGTCTGAGACATATCAGGGTATTTCTGATGCTCTTGGTGAGGGGAACTCCAGTGGCAAAAATGTCGGGGTGCAGTATCTTCTGCACTCGAGTTTTACTGGAGGGCCTCGGTACATGATTCAGAATTACCAGGATGGCATGGCTATTTGTCGTGTTTTTGGAGTGCCTGATCTTTTCATTACATTTACTTGCAACCCTAAGTGGGATGAAATAACTGAAGCTCTTCTTATGGAGCCTGGTCAGAGGCATGTTGATAGACCGGATATAGTTACACGTGTTTTGAAGATGAAGATTAATGAATTTAGCGGAGACGTCAGGCGGGGCGAGGCGTTTGGTCAAGTCCATGCAT ATTTATATGTTGTCGAGTTCCAGAAAAGAGGCTTACCCCACATACATACCCTTGTGTGGCTGGATGCCGACATGGACGACCCCACGCCTTCTACCATAGATTCTTTTATTTCGGCAGAGATACCAGATTATGCTACCGATCCATTGGGGTATGCACTTGTGGAGGAGTTTATGGTGCATGGTCCATGTGGTGAACACAACCCTCATTCTCCATGTATGAAGGACGGTGTTTGCTCTAAGCGATATCCCAAAGAATTTAATGAAGAGACTACAATTGATGGTCTCGGTTTTCCGGTGTACCGGCGAAGTGGGAACGACATGTATATTCTGAAGAATGGTGTTCGTGTCGACAATCGGTGGATAGTTCCTTACAATATGTCCTTGCTAAAAAAATTCCAAGCTCACATTAATGTGGAGTGGTGTAATAAGACCAACCTTCTTAAATATTTGTTCAAGTACCTTGCTAAGGGCCATGATATGGCAAGGGCCCGGTTTCATTCTATGTACCAGTCTACAGGCTCTGAATCTACTGGAAGAAATGAGATAGATGAGTATGTAAAATGCAG GTATTTGTCTGCGTGTGAGGCATGTTGGCGTATGTTCGCATTCGACATTCATGTTCGAGCACCTTCTGTTGAAAGATTAGTGGTGCACCTTGAAAATATGAACCGGGTTATATATAGCCAGGATGATAACCTTACCGATGTTGTTCGCAATCCTTCGAAATATAAAACTATGCTCACTGAGTGGTTTGTCGCTAACCAGCGGTACATGGATGCTCGCGAGCTTACGTATCTGCAGTTTCCATCAAAGTGGAGGTGGGACGCATCAACTAAGAGATGgcgaaggaggaggcgccaaCTCAAATTCGGCCCTCCTATTGGCCGTGTCTACAACGTGCATCCTAGCTGCGGAGAACTCTTCTATCTTCGGATGCTCCTCACGGTTGTGGCTGGTGCTACAAGTTTCAATGACCTCAAGGTTTACCATGGAAGGTTGCACACCTCCTTTAAGGCAGTTTGCCAGGCGCGTGGTTTGGTTGGTGATGACAACGAGTGGTTCCTTCTATTTGATGAAGCCGTTCAATGGGCTTCTTCTTATCAGTTGCGGCATCTATTCATGACTGTCTTGCTATTTTGTGGTGTCACTGATGGCCAACGACTTCTAGATAAATATTGGCGGTTTATGGCAAATGATATAGCTTTCCAGATTGCACGCTCTCTAAATGATACTGTTCAGGCAATCCCTTCCGAATATTTACACATTCAGCTGTTGCACGAGCTATCTGTTATGTTTGGTAAAAATGGTTACTCCTTATCATCTTTCGGTATATCCATTCGCAATGCAAGGTTGCTTGGCAATAGGTTGATTTTAGAAGAGCTACAGTATGACAGGAATGAGCTTAGAGAAATGGCTTCTTCTTTCCATGGAAGGTTAAATGAAGATCAGCTCTATATCTACAACCAGATCATGCGTGCAGCCCTCAATTCTGTTGGGGGCGTTTTCTTTGTTTCTGGTCATGGTGGTACAGGCAAAACGTTTCTGTGGACCTCTATTATTGCGAGGTTACGAGCCGATGATCATGTCGTTCTTCTTGTAGCTTCTTCAGGTGTAGCTTCGCTTCTGTTACCAGGTGGAAGGACGGCTCATTCACGTTTTAGGATACCTGTTGAAGTCAACGAGCGAAGCATGTGCACCATTTCCCGGGGCAGTAATCTAGCTGAATTAATAGAGAAAGCAACACTCATACTTTGGGATGAAGCGCCAATGACTCACAGACGTTGCTTTGAAGCGGTTGACAGAAGCATGAGGGACATTTTGTCTGCGAATGAACCTTCACGGAAATTGCTCCCTTTCGGTGGGAAGACTGTAGTTTTGGGAGGGGATTTCAGGCAAGTGTTACCTGTTGTGGAAGGGGGCAGTAGAGCGGAAATTGTCAACTCTTCCCTTATGAAGTCACCCCTTTGGCAGCATGTAACTGTCCTCAAGCTACGCAGAAATATGAGATTGTCTAATCCACAGTTGTCTGATGAGGAACGAGCTGCTTTGGAGGAATTTGCGCAGTGGGTCCTCGATGTCGGTGATGGAGCTGTGCACATGGATACACGAGGAGAGGCTACCCCTTCATGGATCTCCTTGCCACCAGATACAGCACTGCTGCCAGACTCTGATCCTATTTCTGCTATTGTTGATGCAGTGTATGATTCATTTACTCAATGTATTCTGATGCAGCTTATCTGGCAGACCGCGCCATTGTGTGTCCTACTAATAAAGTTGCCGACTCTATCAACGAGACTATTTTCTCTAAGGTGCCTGGGGAGGAGATGCTGTTCGAGAGCTGTGATTCTATATGTAAAACTCTCGACCATGCGGCTGATGCGGAACTGTTATATCCTCCTGAATTTCTCCATAAGATCGATCCTCCAAACTTTCTGCAGCATAGGATTTCATTGA